The genome window AGAGTATAGTTTAGAATTAGAAGAAGAAATTCTTGCTAATGTTGAAGATTGGTGGACAAACCCCCAAAAAGGAATTAATCCAGAAGAAAAACTTCAAGCTATTCTTATTGAAATAGAAGATAATATCTATTATAATGAAGTGTCAGCATTAAGTTATGGAATAGTTGATTGGGAAGATTTTGAGGTGAGTACAGAAAGTATTTCAATGGGTTATAGCTATGATTTCGCCAAAGGTTTTTATGGAATGCCTGGTATAACATTAGAATATTGTAACCCTTTAGCCGAACTTGAATCAAATTATGCTGATCGTAGTCTTATAAAAATGAAAGGCTATAAAGAATTAAGGAAGGTTTTTACTTCTTATGGATTGGAATCTATTCATAAGGCTTTTACAAAACTAGAAGAAGAAGGAGAATTATTTCAATTAAATGGGATAAGTAACCTTATGATCTTAATTGGAGATCATGATAGTGGTGAGGCTTTTCCAATATTAGTTAGAGGTATTTAAACAAAGTACAACATCAGCTAATCTCCATCCATCGGGTGACGCACCCGCTGGTCGTAGTTTAGCCATTACGTTGTAATGGATTGATTAACTATCACATAAAATTAAGAAAGATAAAATATGAGATTATTCCTTTTCTGTTTATTTTTTATTGGTTTATACATTCAAGCTACAGCTCAAAAAGTAGACACTCAAACAGAGATCATTGAGTTAGCTACTATATTCCACAACAATCATGTAAAAGGCTCACCTGATGAATCTACACTTGAAAAACTCAAAAATATCAAGTCAAAAGAATTAGTTTTCTCTAAGAAGTTTATTTTAGAAATCATTACAGAACAAAATTCAATTATCTCAGAACCCTTTTTAACAAAACCAGACACTACAGATCTTAAAAATATTTACATTATTTCTCGACTGAATCATAAAATGTTCGGATCCGAAAATGTGTCTTTATTTGACGAATTAGCTATTCTAAGAGCCGAAAAAACACCTTATAATGAATTAGTCAATTTTTACTATGATTTGATTTTTAGTTTAGCTGAAAACAAGAATAAGGGATTGACTTTTGAAAAAATAAATTTTAATCTAGATGAATTCAACCTATCTAATGACGTTGAAAAAGGGATATTCTTTTTAAATTGTATGAATATATATTACTCTGGAATTAAATTTTTTATGGATTATAATAAACCTCCTAAGATGAAAGAGGCAAAAGAGTATATTAATAAGTATCCTAAATTTAATGGACAAGAATATTACAATTATAAATCTTTAGCTTTTCAGGACTTTGTGTTTAGACTTGACAAAAGAAAACCAAAAGAAAGCTTTAAACAGCATTATATTAATATATATCTGCAAGTCCTTTTTTATAACTATGTACTCCTAGTTGATGCCAATGATCATGAACAAACGGAGTTATATGAGCACTCCATTTTATCACAAAAGGAATATTGGAAGTTTTCCACTGAACCAGAGGTATTTGAAGAACTATATAAGATGACAAATTAAACACATTACAACATCGGCTATAAGTGCATTGTCCACACAGTGTTGCGGTCGACTCGACCTTAGCTGACACGCACGCACTATAACCTAGGCGTAATGCATATCGTAGCACAGTAAACTAATAAACTCAATTAAGGATGAAAAAATTAATCATTCTATTAATTATTATTTCAAGCTGTAGTTCTCATAGAGATTTATATAATCCTGAGGGTAAATGGATCTTAAATTATTGGTTACATCAAAATGTTGACTCTTCACTTTCTATGTATACAAACCCAATTTTATTTGAGTTTAAAAAAAATGGAGACTTAATTCATTCTCAGCTTGGTTATAAAGAAACTTCAAATAAATGGTCTATAAATAAAGATACTATATTATTTAATTCTTATAAGTCAGTAATTAGAAGGTTAGATAGTGATACTTTAATACTTCAAGATAATAATAATCAATTTGTTATTACTAGACCTAAAAAAGTGAAAATCAATAAGTCTAGCAATAAAATAAAAAACATCTTACAAAATAACATCTGGACTAATAAACAAGGAAAAGAATTAGAGTTTTTTAAAAATGAGACTATGATTGAATCTCAATTAATATATAATTATTTTGTTGGCGATACTACAAAATCAATTAATATAAATAATTGGGGGATAGCGGAATTTTATGAAGATTATTATCTCTATTATTATATTGACTTATTTAATAATACTGGATTTAAAAAAGGCATTTATCAACTAATCTCTATATCTGATAGTTCTTTCTCATTTTTTGATGAAAATGGAAAACTAATCTCTTATACTAATAAACCCCTTATATCTAATATTGACTCTACTTTATTACAAGGTAAATGGGTAAGTCATAACTCGAAAAATAAAAAATATAGACGAAATGCTTATGATATATATTCAGATGATGAAAAAATGATAATATTTGAAGGTGATCTAATAATGGAAATAGAACATGATGTTTTAACATTTCAGATAGATTCATTAAGAAAAATAAAATATAATTGGAGGCTGAATAAGTGTGGGGATGTATTATTTATAGATAAAATAGATACATTAGATAATGGAGAGAAAATCATTTATTATACGGATATCATTCACATCAACACAATTACAAAAAGTCTAATTAATTCTAGATTAGATAATTGGATTTTATATGATGAAATAAGTGATGAAAAGTCTTATTTATTAAATATATATCAAGATTTTGAGAAAATAGATTAAACAAACGCATTACAACAACAGCTATACAACAAGTCTCGGGCGACACGCCCTAGCTCGCAGTTTAGCAAATTCGTTAGAGCATATTACTCTCAATCATTATTCTACTAAAAAGTAAACTAAATTTTTATGAACAAAAAAATGAGAACAATTAAAACTTACTTTTTTATCATTTCTCTTCTATTCACTTGTAATATTCTTTATGGACAAGATGATCAAATATTTGAAGAAGTTGCAGTACCTGCGGAATATGAAGGAGGTATGGGAAAGTTTTATAAATGGGCAATTCAAGAATTAAAGTATCCGAAAGATGCACTGGAATCAAGAGTAGAAGGAAAGGTTTATGTGAAATTTATTATAGATGAAAAAGGTCAAGTTATTGATGATTCAATAGAAGTAGTTAGGGGCTTAAATGAATCATGTAATAATGAGGCTATTAGAATATTATCAGCATGTTCATCATGGACTCCTGCTAGAACACATAAAAATAAAAAGAAAGGATATAATGTTAAACAAAGAATGGTTTTACCGATACCATTTAAGCTTCCTAACAATTAAAACATGCTCTAACAATAGCTAATAAAAATGAGAAATTTACTTGTCCAATATATTTCAAAATTTATAGATCTAAGTCAAGATGAAATAGATGCTATGAACCAATACATCCCAATTAAAACATTTAAAAAAGGAACTGTAATCATTAGAGAAGGAGAAGTTTGTGACGTTTGTTATTTTAATTTAAAAGGTCTTGTAAGACAGTACAGGACAATAGAAGGTGAAGAAAAAACTACTTTTTTTTATACAGAGGAACAACCTCTGAATACCATAAAAAGCGTAATGGAAAAATCACCATCACTTTATTCCCTTTCCTGTTTAGAAGACACTACATTGGCAATCGGAACAACAGAAGTTGAACAAGACTTTTTTGAAAGATTCCCTCAATTTGAAACACTTGGAAGGTTGCTTACAGAGCAAAATAACGGTAAGCTTTTGGAGTCATTTGAGAATTTTAAACTACAAAGTCCAGAGGAACGATATTTCGATTTACTCCAAAAAAATCCATCGCTAATACAGCGGGTAGCACAATATCATCTAGCAAGTTATTTAGGGATGACGCCTGAGTCTTTGAGTAGAATTAGAAAAAGAACCGCTTCAAAGCCCTAATCGTTTTTAATTCCTTTTATCAACAACCATAAACAAAAGGAAAACTCTCCTATCATTGCAACCATCAACCCGGGATACGAAAGTGATTTATATTCCGGATTTATGAAATAGATCAAAAATTCAATTAGATGTCCAAAACAAGATAACATCAGCAGAATACCTATGATACTCGGGAATTTCCTAGATTTCCAAACCAAATACCCTAAAGGAAGAAGCCATAAACCAAAAAATATTTGAGCCGTAAGATACATATATAAATGTTTTGTCAGTGAAAACATCACATGTGTATGCAGGTCTAGTTGACTCCAAGCAAGAAATTCGTTCGTCAGTAATAGTATAGCAGAAAATTGGTAAAATGTACTCACACAAAGTAAAACTGAACTTGCTAGGGTAAACAGTAAAAACAATAATGACAATGTTCGATTATATTTTGTGAAAATGGAATGAAGTACTACAGCCAATAAGATGTAGCAAACAATCATAACAAAATCACTCAAGACGCCTAATCTGAATACAAGTTCTGAACTAAGGATGTTTGCAACCGTTTGACTTACGTTTCCTTCAACAATTACAATTGAACGGATGTATTCAGATGAACTACCAAATAGAATAACAAGTAGGTAAAAAATACCTGTAATTCGAGATCTCCTCTTTACGGAATTATTTTTTACTATTTCAATCATTTTTACTCAGTTGATTTATGCGTTTTAGTATATCTATAGGGCCTTTAGGAAAAAATGCTTTTAACATAAAGTTGGGGACATTCACAGTAGGTGAAATTTTTGCCGTTGTATTTATCTCGACTTTACCACTAATAAGCTTTTTAATTGTGAAAGTCATGCTATAATCAGTCAGACGATTTACCCCTAACGATCTGTAAGATGAAGGACTTGCTTCTATTTGGAATGTAGCTTTCTCATTTTCAGAATTTATACTAGAAATCATAAAGGCTACACAGTCCGAATTTTTAAATGGCCAAGTGGGCTCAAAAAAATAGTAGATCAGAGATTTATTTTCTGAAATAGAATCGAGTAATCTACTCTCTTTCTCATTGATTATTATTTTATGGTTTACTACGTTTTTTAGGATGTGTACACACCTTTCAAAATCAAGATCGAATTGAGTCGTCGCTTCGTACTCAAGAAATTTTTTCTTATCTGATTCACTTTTAACAGAATATACCTTACTCTTTACCAAAAAATTTCCATCTCTCGAAGTTTGAACTTTCCAATCAGTTTTAGTTTGAGAAAAAGCTGGTAGTGTAAGAATGGCTATAGTTATTAAAGTTAAAATTCTGCATTGATTCATATTTTTATTCTGCATTTTTTGTTTGACAAAGAAATACCCCTTTCAACAAACAAGTGATTGACTTAAGTTAAGAAAGTAAAAAAGCTATAACATACTGTATAAGTAATAGCTCCGTTCCGCTACCTAGAAAAGTCAGTGCATTTTAGTATTTTTCAACTAAATAGGTTCTATGGTTGGTTTTACACGCTACTACTCATACATGGGACGTAGGGCATTTGAGAAACCGCAAGAATCGGGTTTCATTACGTTTTGAGAATTGAGAATTTTGTCAAAACATTTAAAAGGAATTAATATGCAATTTGATTTTGACAATAAACAGAGAAAAGAAATACTCAAAACAGTTTCTGAAAAGTTGGAGAACTATTATAGCTCAACAAAAGATTTTAAAACCAATCCTGATTTGA of Flammeovirga agarivorans contains these proteins:
- a CDS encoding Crp/Fnr family transcriptional regulator: MRNLLVQYISKFIDLSQDEIDAMNQYIPIKTFKKGTVIIREGEVCDVCYFNLKGLVRQYRTIEGEEKTTFFYTEEQPLNTIKSVMEKSPSLYSLSCLEDTTLAIGTTEVEQDFFERFPQFETLGRLLTEQNNGKLLESFENFKLQSPEERYFDLLQKNPSLIQRVAQYHLASYLGMTPESLSRIRKRTASKP
- a CDS encoding DUF4386 domain-containing protein, whose translation is MIEIVKNNSVKRRSRITGIFYLLVILFGSSSEYIRSIVIVEGNVSQTVANILSSELVFRLGVLSDFVMIVCYILLAVVLHSIFTKYNRTLSLLFLLFTLASSVLLCVSTFYQFSAILLLTNEFLAWSQLDLHTHVMFSLTKHLYMYLTAQIFFGLWLLPLGYLVWKSRKFPSIIGILLMLSCFGHLIEFLIYFINPEYKSLSYPGLMVAMIGEFSFCLWLLIKGIKND
- a CDS encoding SRPBCC family protein, which encodes MQNKNMNQCRILTLITIAILTLPAFSQTKTDWKVQTSRDGNFLVKSKVYSVKSESDKKKFLEYEATTQFDLDFERCVHILKNVVNHKIIINEKESRLLDSISENKSLIYYFFEPTWPFKNSDCVAFMISSINSENEKATFQIEASPSSYRSLGVNRLTDYSMTFTIKKLISGKVEINTTAKISPTVNVPNFMLKAFFPKGPIDILKRINQLSKND
- a CDS encoding energy transducer TonB, producing MRTIKTYFFIISLLFTCNILYGQDDQIFEEVAVPAEYEGGMGKFYKWAIQELKYPKDALESRVEGKVYVKFIIDEKGQVIDDSIEVVRGLNESCNNEAIRILSACSSWTPARTHKNKKKGYNVKQRMVLPIPFKLPNN